In Papaver somniferum cultivar HN1 chromosome 1, ASM357369v1, whole genome shotgun sequence, a genomic segment contains:
- the LOC113281762 gene encoding uncharacterized protein LOC113281762 has translation MYSVLNGKPLEQWKVTELKEELKKRKLPVRGLKDELIKRLDFDILSEREQQQETVENETENEQEETVQNVEENESVIENVDNGVNSETQADGNVGTQPAEGNVEPQVSKDGEVPMINTPEVENDWVVVEEPIQKETDSTVGKIGTPEHQNTNVGEAQSVSTPIVDDVRENSENKSKRVEADEAMVDVGAVDDSSSVMGQGDVQDVGSVACTDSTAAIMDATDSAAVLMDATDSAAADVVVAVSVETNVTVTQSVVTDVLSSDEELENKEADREPEVPNHASGDSMHGLSNQNSQVSKVSRDLGFQVRSESISTSSVSIIEKNELKGNLNADNFHIEQNVVMPEMVQPSSNDVSPDDGALRSLDGQGPCEMEGLDETRDTVDLHKKNDATDASLEKLNLDRSSGDESMEEDISESRHVESKHNSDEMKVSDVKENNHVGVMIDSVSAEGGHAVPAEKRKLQDQEVGKNNEAPKRQRRWNPETLKIPELQTSTLKSHEDAIPSGAPKRNVAKSDSTLTPKGAQERVVPPSAKPPTTSLRIDNFLRPFTLKAVQELLAKTGAVCSFWMDHIKTHCYVTYSSVEEATETRNALYNLQWPTNGGKLLVADFVDPEDVKTRAEAPPAAPVSTTPKTPKSGPLSSKPPPEISPRQAVQKKQLPPPPMTSEPPPPTREHASLPPPPPLPQEEDPPIVTLDDLFRKTTSTPRIYYLPLSEEQVAAKLARQARNTK, from the exons ATGTATTCAGTATTGAATGGGAAACCACTTGAACAATGGAAAGTTACAGAGTTAAAAGAAGAGCTTAAGAAAAGGAAATTACCAGTTAGGGGTTTGAAAGATGAGTTGATTAAACGTTTAGATTTCGATATTTTAAGCGAGAGAGAACAACAACAAGAGACTGTTGAAAATGAGACGGAGAATGAACAAGAAGAGACAGTACAAAATGTGGAGGAGAATGAATCTGTTATTGAAAATGTTGATAATGGGGTCAATTCTGAGACTCAGGCTGATGGTAATGTGGGGACTCAGCCTGCTGagggaaatgttgaacctcaggTTTCCAAAGATGGGGAGGTTCCGATGATTAACACCCCAGAAGTTGAGAATGATTGGGTTGTAGTTGAAGAACCTATTCAGAAAGAGACCGATTCTACCGTTGGAAAAATTGGTACTCCTGAACATCAGAATACTAATGTTGGGGAGGCTCAGTCAGTTAGCACTCCTATTGTTGACGATGTTAGGGAAAATAGTGAAAACAAAAGCAAAAGGGTGGAAGCTGATGAGGCTATGGTTGATGTTGGTGCTGTTGATGACAGTTCATCTGTCATGGGTCAGGGTGATGTTCAGGATGTTGGATCCGTGGCTTGTACTGATTCTACTGCAGCAATTATGGATGCTACTGATTCTGCTGCAGTATTAATGGATGCTACTGATTCTGCTGCAGCGGACGTGGTTGTTGCAGTTTCTGTGGAAACGAATGTCACAGTCACCCAGAGTGTGGTTACTGATGTTTTATCCAGTGATGAAGAATTGGAGAACAAGGAAGCTGATAGGGAGCCTGAGGTTCCAAATCATGCTTCTGGGGATTCAATGCATGGCCTGTCCAATCAAAATAGCCAGGTATCCAAGGTTAGCCGTgatttagggtttcaagtaaggtCTGAGTCTATTTCTACTAGTTCTGTGTCAATTATTGAAAAGAATGAACTAAAGGGTAATTTAAATGCTGATAATTTCCATATAGAACAAAATGTTGTTATGCCGGAGATGGTGCAACCATCATCCAATGATGTTTCTCCAGATGATGGAGCTTTGCGTTCTCTGGATGGTCAAGGGCCTTGTGAGATGGAAGGGTTAGATGAAACTAGGGATACTGTGGACCTTCATAAGAAAAATGATGCCACGGATGCCTCATTGGAAAAATTAAATCTAGATAGGAGTTCAGGGGATGAATCTATGGAGGAAGACATATCAGAGAGTAGGCATGTTGagtcaaaacataattctgatgaGATGAAGGTCAGTGATGTAAAAGAAAACAATCATGTTGGTGTTATGATTGACAGCGTTTCTGCTGAAGGGGGTCATGCTGTTCCTGCGGAGAAACGAAAACTCCAAG ATCAAGAAGTTGGCAAGAACAACGAAGCTCCAAAGAGGCAACGTCGGTGGAACCCAGAAACTCTAAAAATTCCTGAACTGCAGACCTCTACTCTTAAATCACATGAAGATGCAATTCCATCTGGTGCACCGAAAAGGAACGTTGCCAAGTCTGATTCAACACTTACCCCTAAAGGTGCACAGGAGCGTGTAG TTCCACCGTCAGCAAAGCCTCCGACAACTTCACTTAGAATCGACAATTTTCTAAGGCCATTCACTCTAAAAGCGGTGCAGGAACTTCTGGCGAAAACTGGTGCTGTATGCAGTTTCTGGATGGACCACATTAAGACGCACTGCTATGTTACG TATTCATCTGTGGAGGAAGCAACGGAGACTCGAAATGCTTTATATAATTTGCAATGGCCTACCAATGGCGGAAAGCTACTGGTTGCTGATTTTGTTGACCCTGAAGATGTGAAAACGCGGGCTGAAGCACCTCCTGCAGCTCCTGTCAGCACCACCCCAAAAACTCCGAAGTCAGGACCATTATCATCCAAACCACCGCCTGAAATTTCTCCCCGCCAAGCAGTCCAGAAGAAGCAACTCCCGCCACCACCAATGACATCTGAACCTCCACCTCCAACTAGGGAACACGCATCTCTTCCACCCCCACCTCCTCTTCCCCAAGAGGAAGATCCTCCAATTGTTACCCTTGACGATTTATTCAGGAAAACTACATCCACCCCTCGGATTTACTATCTACCATTGTCCGAGGAGCAGGTCGCAGCTAAGCTTGCGAGACAAGCCAGAAACACCAAGTAG